Within Geitlerinema sp. PCC 9228, the genomic segment CAGCTGCAAGGCATCTACATAAAAACGTGCGGCTTTGGTTTGCAGTAGAGTTTGCCAATCTTCCCTCACCAAAGGAAACCTAGTTAGGGTTGACCAGCTTTCAAAATCCGGTACCAATCGCAGAAACAAGCGCATGGCGCGATCGCTCAACCAAAAAACAATGGGAAACGGGCAATACTTGCGAAATTCCTCCCGCACGGGATTGACAGAAACAATGGCTCGGTCTAGATGGCGAACCCGTTCAAATCCATACACCATCGCCGCGGCAGGGGTTTCGTCAGCCAAAACGCTGCGAATGGTTCCGTACAACTGTTGCGTCATGGGCGGTAATGGAATATTATGTATGGGAACCTGGCATGTATCTTGCAACCGTCGAATCAAGCGATCGCGTAAATTGGGAGAGTTGCAGCGAGCAATGGTCAGGGAAAACTTCCCTTGGGACATTTCGATGGTCCAGGCAATATCTTGTAAGGATTTTTCGTGTTCTGGATGGATATGCATAGGCATTTTGGCGATAAAAATCAAGAAATCCAATCAAAATTTGGTTCTACTTTAACTCTTCTGCTCCTGCCAAAATGGGGTTGATATCAAACCAATACCCATCGCGATCGCGATATTCGTACACATACATACTGCGAATCAGTTTGTGGTAGCCCTCATCCCCCGCTACTTTCTTTTTCTGCATCACGTGGCGCAACAAATGCCACTCCTGTTCGTCTACAGCTAGCACCCGTTCGTGGCGGTAGGAACGGATGGTAGCATCCAAACACGCCCGGGATAGGGGAAATTGTTTGTCCTTTTTAATAGTATCGTTGAGCAACCGCAACAAATTACGCACGTGACCACCGCTAACATCGCAGAGAACATCCAATGTTTCCTGACTATCGAAAATTTCCGCCGTGCGTTGCAACCGCTCTTCTGGCGACGCATCGGGAAATGCCCTTGCCAGCACCATTTGCCGCAATAGCGACAATCCCTCCTCGTAAGGAGTGCCATCTCGGTGGCGACTGGGAACCATGGGCAAAACCTGGGGATTGGAAAGAAATCCTTGGGTTAGCCTACCAAACTCATCGGAAAACCGCAACGCCAACGGCATGGTATACACCACATGACAGTGTAACCCCCGCAACTGTTCCCCGCGGTCAACAAATAAGTATTCCTGCTGCGGTCTGCCCCAGGGTTTGGGTAAAGGCAACACGCGATCGAGGCTATCGACAATGACCACCAATCCTTGCTTTCCTGCTTGTTTGAGTTTGGCAGTTCCCGGTTCTAATAGTTCTTGATTGATGGATTCCAAAAGTGTTTGGGTGCGGGGTTCTAAAAAGTCCCGCAATTTTTGCCGCATGTTGGGACTGGCTTTGGTTTTGGCGGTGATTCTAGCAATGCCCGCATCCAGGCTAAACTGACCTTCGCTGCTGCCTTTGAGGGTTCCCACGGGAGTTTTGACTTCCCCGGAAAGTTCGATTTCTGTCTGCATGAAATTCATGGCGGCTTGCAGTAAGTTTTGCAAGCGTTTGGGTTCTTCTAAAGAGATTTCTTGCAAACTATGGCTGACACGACGGGCGATCGCTAGCAAGATATCCCCCGCATCCACATCCGACATTTCCATTTCTTCCTGGGATTCAAAATACACAACGTGAAACCCAGCTTCTTCAAGTTGTAATTTCAGCCGCCGCAACTCCGTAGATTTGCCACATCCCACATGACCGGTAAACAGTTGGTAAGTTGGATCTTCCGGCGACCACAGGGCAATATTATCTTTCAACTCTTCAATAATTTGCCCGCCCCGCACTGGTGAAAAATCGATGTAGTACTTACGATCGCGATCGACATCTTCCACAAAAAGCGTTCGGCTGGGATTGGTGGCTTGAAAGAACTGTTTGATATCTAAGGTCATACAATCGGGTCGCGGTACTTTGATTTCTTTACTTCTATTATAAACAGAAATTACTACAGCTAGGGGAAAATTTCTAACGTGTTTCTTGCGATCCGGATCGCGAAATTTCTGCCTCTCCTACGGGAACCATACGAATATAAAAGTCCGATTGTTCCAAATTTTCTGTATAGAGGATCGAACCGCTTATGCTACGAATTCCTTCCATCA encodes:
- a CDS encoding ATP-binding protein, which encodes MTLDIKQFFQATNPSRTLFVEDVDRDRKYYIDFSPVRGGQIIEELKDNIALWSPEDPTYQLFTGHVGCGKSTELRRLKLQLEEAGFHVVYFESQEEMEMSDVDAGDILLAIARRVSHSLQEISLEEPKRLQNLLQAAMNFMQTEIELSGEVKTPVGTLKGSSEGQFSLDAGIARITAKTKASPNMRQKLRDFLEPRTQTLLESINQELLEPGTAKLKQAGKQGLVVIVDSLDRVLPLPKPWGRPQQEYLFVDRGEQLRGLHCHVVYTMPLALRFSDEFGRLTQGFLSNPQVLPMVPSRHRDGTPYEEGLSLLRQMVLARAFPDASPEERLQRTAEIFDSQETLDVLCDVSGGHVRNLLRLLNDTIKKDKQFPLSRACLDATIRSYRHERVLAVDEQEWHLLRHVMQKKKVAGDEGYHKLIRSMYVYEYRDRDGYWFDINPILAGAEELK